In Parasteatoda tepidariorum isolate YZ-2023 chromosome 2, CAS_Ptep_4.0, whole genome shotgun sequence, one DNA window encodes the following:
- the LOC107454971 gene encoding chromatin complexes subunit BAP18-like isoform X3 — MEKQRISRLTLNQSSNLNKQTIRQKLPEKDLKMNHSNSSKVGEIFTAAGAAFNKLGELIMTLHSVGEASPSSSPQIKPAPVPVKRKSFEDPGTVLKKQMTATIKTVSQDKIRALNSVISQSTPKSADITLNMLNAMEPEVDVEGLAASKLDYDSPDN; from the exons ATGGAAAAGCAACGTATATCCCGCTTAACCCTAAATCAATCgtccaatttaaataaacaaactattCGTCAGAAACTGccagaaaaagatttaaaaatgaatcattcAAATTCAAGcaag GTTGGAGAAATTTTTACAGCTGCAGGGGCTGCATTTAACAAGCTTGGTGAATTAATAATGACTTTACATTCAGTTGGTGAAGCCTCTCCATCaag ctctcCTCAAATTAAACCAGCTCCTGTGCctgtgaaaagaaaaagttttgaagatCCCGGCactgttttgaaaaaacaaatgacTGCAACCATCAAGACAGTTTCACAGGATAAAATCAGAGCATTAAATTCTGTGATATCTCAATCAACACCAAAATCAGCAG atataactTTAAACATGTTAAATGCAATGGAACCGGAAGTTGATGTTGAAGGCTTGGCTGCCTCCAAGTTAGATTATGACAGTCCTGATAATTAA
- the LOC107454971 gene encoding chromatin complexes subunit BAP18-like isoform X2, whose translation MFCATYVIIEFKSCYALNRSLSVVVGEIFTAAGAAFNKLGELIMTLHSVGEASPSSGKWTMQEMDMLKSAVKTFGGDLEKLNESIKSKNISPQIKPAPVPVKRKSFEDPGTVLKKQMTATIKTVSQDKIRALNSVISQSTPKSADITLNMLNAMEPEVDVEGLAASKLDYDSPDN comes from the exons ATGTTCTGTGCCACTTatgtaattattgaatttaaatcttGCTATGCATTGAACCGTTCGCTATCTGTGGtt GTTGGAGAAATTTTTACAGCTGCAGGGGCTGCATTTAACAAGCTTGGTGAATTAATAATGACTTTACATTCAGTTGGTGAAGCCTCTCCATCaag tgGGAAATGGACAATGCAAGAAATGGATATGTTAAAATCTGCTGTGAAAACATTTGGCGGAGATTTAGAAAAGCTTAATGAATCTATCAAAAGCAAAAACAT ctctcCTCAAATTAAACCAGCTCCTGTGCctgtgaaaagaaaaagttttgaagatCCCGGCactgttttgaaaaaacaaatgacTGCAACCATCAAGACAGTTTCACAGGATAAAATCAGAGCATTAAATTCTGTGATATCTCAATCAACACCAAAATCAGCAG atataactTTAAACATGTTAAATGCAATGGAACCGGAAGTTGATGTTGAAGGCTTGGCTGCCTCCAAGTTAGATTATGACAGTCCTGATAATTAA
- the LOC107454971 gene encoding chromatin complexes subunit BAP18-like isoform X1, producing MEKQRISRLTLNQSSNLNKQTIRQKLPEKDLKMNHSNSSKVGEIFTAAGAAFNKLGELIMTLHSVGEASPSSGKWTMQEMDMLKSAVKTFGGDLEKLNESIKSKNISPQIKPAPVPVKRKSFEDPGTVLKKQMTATIKTVSQDKIRALNSVISQSTPKSADITLNMLNAMEPEVDVEGLAASKLDYDSPDN from the exons ATGGAAAAGCAACGTATATCCCGCTTAACCCTAAATCAATCgtccaatttaaataaacaaactattCGTCAGAAACTGccagaaaaagatttaaaaatgaatcattcAAATTCAAGcaag GTTGGAGAAATTTTTACAGCTGCAGGGGCTGCATTTAACAAGCTTGGTGAATTAATAATGACTTTACATTCAGTTGGTGAAGCCTCTCCATCaag tgGGAAATGGACAATGCAAGAAATGGATATGTTAAAATCTGCTGTGAAAACATTTGGCGGAGATTTAGAAAAGCTTAATGAATCTATCAAAAGCAAAAACAT ctctcCTCAAATTAAACCAGCTCCTGTGCctgtgaaaagaaaaagttttgaagatCCCGGCactgttttgaaaaaacaaatgacTGCAACCATCAAGACAGTTTCACAGGATAAAATCAGAGCATTAAATTCTGTGATATCTCAATCAACACCAAAATCAGCAG atataactTTAAACATGTTAAATGCAATGGAACCGGAAGTTGATGTTGAAGGCTTGGCTGCCTCCAAGTTAGATTATGACAGTCCTGATAATTAA